Proteins from one Desulfatiglans sp. genomic window:
- a CDS encoding NUDIX hydrolase: MKDTFICPECGKSLFRYKNPFPTVDIIIRVNGGIVLIERKNPPYGWAIPGGFVDYGESLETAAVREAREETSLDVKLISQLGAYSDPERDPRHHTISVVFIAEAEGMPVAADDALSARVFTAETLPETMAFDHRRICMDYFAFMGHPEKPCITKQSQ; encoded by the coding sequence ATGAAAGATACCTTTATCTGCCCTGAATGCGGAAAGAGCCTGTTCAGGTATAAAAACCCCTTCCCCACTGTGGACATCATCATAAGGGTAAATGGGGGCATAGTCCTGATTGAAAGAAAAAATCCGCCCTATGGCTGGGCCATCCCTGGCGGTTTTGTCGATTATGGAGAGAGCCTTGAAACAGCAGCTGTGCGTGAGGCAAGGGAGGAGACCTCCCTTGATGTAAAGCTTATATCCCAGCTAGGCGCCTATTCTGACCCTGAAAGAGACCCGAGGCACCACACCATATCAGTGGTTTTTATTGCAGAGGCAGAGGGTATGCCGGTAGCAGCTGATGATGCGCTCTCTGCAAGGGTTTTTACAGCTGAGACCCTGCCTGAAACAATGGCCTTTGACCATAGAAGGATATGCATGGATTATTTCGCCTTCATGGGTCATCCTGAAAAACCCTGCATTACAAAGCAATCACAATGA
- a CDS encoding sigma 54-interacting transcriptional regulator → MDAKTSHGLPISYFREISAWMQSSILKQDELLELIINSATRMMAAKASSLLLLDEKSKKLFFKVATGEKGSEVRQFQISLGEGIVGYVAQTGEPLLIPDVNLDTRWDKRISEHTGFKTRSIACVPMKVDDRVIGVVELIDKEDGTSFTQDDIKMLLSIADLASRAIHNAREIDHFKKENRDLKEELSSKYKIVGDSKSIKTVIFDALKVANSKTTTLILGESGTGKELLARLIHQSGHRKTMPLIVLNCAALPETLLEDELFGHEKGSFTGAVGKKVGKFELADDGTIFLDEIAEMSPGMQAKLLRVLQEGVFYRIGGTEPITVDVRIIAATNRDLPKEIAKERFREDLFYRLNVVQLQMPPLRDRRDDIPLLAKYFLDMFRVETGLPNLGISKEAMDKLVKYNWPGNVRELRNAIERAVVMGNRHEIMPEDLPIGSHDMEQPGLEFGLTLKDALDKFKKEFVKINLDHTGGNRSKAAKVMDIQRTYLSRLISQYNL, encoded by the coding sequence ATGGATGCAAAGACTTCTCATGGACTTCCTATCTCCTATTTCAGGGAAATATCAGCATGGATGCAATCCTCCATCCTTAAGCAGGACGAACTGCTTGAGCTTATCATTAACAGTGCCACCAGGATGATGGCGGCAAAGGCAAGCTCCCTGCTCCTGCTGGATGAAAAGAGTAAAAAACTCTTTTTCAAGGTGGCTACAGGTGAAAAGGGAAGCGAGGTCAGGCAGTTCCAGATCAGCCTCGGGGAGGGCATTGTAGGATATGTTGCGCAGACAGGCGAGCCACTGCTTATACCTGATGTAAACCTTGATACCAGGTGGGATAAAAGGATCAGCGAGCATACCGGTTTTAAGACAAGGTCTATTGCCTGCGTACCCATGAAGGTGGATGACAGGGTTATAGGTGTGGTTGAGCTGATCGACAAGGAAGATGGCACCTCCTTTACCCAGGATGATATCAAGATGCTCCTCTCTATTGCTGACCTTGCATCAAGGGCAATACACAATGCAAGGGAGATAGACCATTTTAAGAAGGAAAACAGGGACCTCAAGGAGGAGTTATCCAGCAAGTACAAGATCGTGGGTGATTCAAAGAGTATCAAGACCGTTATCTTTGATGCACTCAAGGTAGCCAATTCAAAGACCACTACCCTGATATTGGGCGAAAGCGGCACAGGAAAGGAGCTGCTGGCAAGGCTTATACACCAGTCCGGTCACAGAAAGACCATGCCGCTTATTGTCTTAAACTGTGCGGCCCTTCCTGAGACGCTGCTGGAGGACGAGCTTTTCGGACATGAAAAGGGGTCATTCACAGGCGCTGTCGGTAAAAAGGTGGGAAAATTTGAGCTTGCAGATGATGGCACCATTTTTCTTGATGAAATAGCAGAAATGTCTCCGGGCATGCAGGCCAAATTGCTGAGGGTACTGCAGGAAGGGGTCTTCTACAGGATCGGCGGCACAGAGCCTATTACCGTGGATGTCAGGATTATTGCTGCTACAAACCGCGACCTTCCAAAGGAGATTGCAAAGGAGAGATTCAGGGAGGACCTATTCTACAGGCTGAATGTTGTTCAGCTTCAGATGCCTCCCCTGCGTGACCGCAGGGATGACATACCTCTTCTTGCCAAATATTTCCTGGATATGTTCAGGGTAGAGACAGGGCTCCCTAACCTTGGCATATCAAAAGAGGCAATGGATAAATTAGTGAAATACAACTGGCCCGGCAATGTAAGGGAACTGAGAAACGCCATTGAAAGGGCAGTGGTCATGGGAAACAGGCATGAGATAATGCCTGAAGACCTGCCCATAGGCAGCCATGATATGGAGCAGCCCGGCCTTGAATTTGGTTTAACCCTCAAAGATGCCCTTGATAAATTCAAAAAGGAGTTTGTAAAGATAAATCTGGACCATACAGGTGGCAACAGAAGCAAGGCAGCCAAGGTCATGGATATACAGCGAACATATTTGTCAAGGCTGATATCTCAATATAATCTTTAG
- a CDS encoding DUF4974 domain-containing protein, with the protein MKIKRYISFVTLYTVLIFCAFSFQLYASAGRAAETYTFRFDNCTISEALKEISQKSGVTIILKSDINKTIQGRSYTNRTLDRIINDLMRGENCAVVWNYSKGTLASIGLYTFEKDSKAISRRFTPDTPPPLREPEIERNNEAPPIVHNTDSVMADEEMEIEVRRALVAREMIRRRDAENDNDLPAPGFPVINRQMRRVNGAEDAAPGPTDDPGAVTGEEANADTPGVPPGEPDENTMPPLPEAPDPNYFNGLEPPPMPPGIDF; encoded by the coding sequence ATGAAAATCAAGCGATATATATCCTTTGTTACTCTATATACAGTTTTAATTTTCTGTGCCTTTTCATTTCAATTATATGCCTCAGCCGGCAGGGCCGCTGAAACATACACCTTCCGTTTTGATAACTGTACAATATCTGAGGCGTTAAAAGAGATATCCCAAAAAAGCGGGGTAACAATAATACTGAAAAGTGATATCAATAAGACTATCCAGGGCAGATCCTATACCAACCGGACACTTGACAGGATAATAAACGATCTCATGAGGGGTGAAAACTGTGCGGTGGTATGGAATTATAGCAAAGGCACACTTGCCTCTATTGGTCTTTACACCTTTGAAAAGGATAGCAAAGCAATAAGCAGAAGATTTACCCCGGACACGCCTCCTCCTTTAAGGGAACCAGAAATAGAGAGAAACAATGAAGCGCCTCCAATAGTCCATAACACGGATAGCGTAATGGCTGATGAAGAGATGGAAATCGAGGTAAGGCGGGCACTGGTGGCAAGGGAAATGATTAGAAGAAGAGATGCAGAAAACGATAACGACTTGCCTGCCCCCGGTTTTCCGGTTATAAACAGGCAAATGAGGAGGGTTAATGGGGCCGAAGATGCTGCGCCGGGTCCAACTGATGATCCCGGGGCTGTAACAGGTGAAGAGGCAAATGCCGACACACCGGGGGTACCACCGGGTGAACCTGATGAAAACACCATGCCTCCTTTACCGGAAGCGCCTGATCCTAATTATTTTAACGGGCTTGAGCCACCGCCAATGCCCCCGGGAATAGACTTCTAA
- a CDS encoding DUF2029 domain-containing protein — MIKYALLSALVWLAVTLLSHGFLGTGGFFYDLPNREMPFGRFFVLYSSAFIIYLAVILKVSRIPSNNKNIFILIFSAIMFRMILLPGVPVHENDIYRYIWDGKAAITGINPYQYPPIQASIKPTSQSLQVDFERLKSLRDEDPESYRRISFKDISTIYPPLAQAAFAFAALMAPGSILFLKTMFVLFDTGVILLLFLMLKSMKQNPLYTVIYAWNPLVLKEFANSGHYDSLALLCVIWGAYMMIREKWTFSGAALGLGVIAKFYPLIFIPFFLIKREYRAFFFSIIIVCAGYLPFFLWGQADYTSIFSGLKTYAQEWVNNGFIYSLIIMPASLFSLNPAIIAKIICLLLYAAIWILIFFDTMPVLKKMFCAVTMLFLLSPVGFPWYFCWVIPFLCIYRNRGLILLSYLLILYYFIFTRDIGGFTLWGATMGWLMLMQYLPFYLFLLFELLNKYRLSKATKRLIQ; from the coding sequence GTGATAAAATATGCCCTGTTATCTGCTCTTGTGTGGCTTGCAGTCACCCTTCTGAGCCATGGTTTTTTGGGGACAGGGGGTTTTTTTTATGACCTCCCGAACAGGGAAATGCCCTTCGGAAGGTTTTTTGTTCTGTACTCATCTGCATTTATAATTTACCTTGCAGTAATTCTTAAGGTTTCCAGAATACCATCAAACAATAAAAATATTTTTATCTTAATTTTCAGTGCCATTATGTTTCGCATGATTCTTTTACCCGGTGTGCCTGTGCATGAAAATGATATCTATCGTTATATCTGGGATGGGAAGGCTGCCATCACCGGGATCAACCCCTATCAATACCCCCCGATTCAGGCCAGCATAAAACCTACCTCTCAGTCTTTACAAGTTGATTTTGAAAGGCTGAAATCCTTGAGGGATGAAGACCCTGAATCATACAGGAGGATTAGCTTTAAGGATATCTCCACAATTTACCCACCCCTGGCGCAGGCAGCGTTCGCTTTTGCTGCCCTTATGGCTCCCGGCTCCATACTCTTTTTGAAAACCATGTTTGTGCTTTTTGATACAGGGGTGATATTGCTCCTGTTCCTTATGCTGAAAAGTATGAAACAGAATCCACTCTATACTGTCATCTATGCCTGGAATCCCCTTGTCTTAAAGGAGTTTGCAAATTCAGGCCACTATGATTCTCTTGCCCTTTTATGCGTTATTTGGGGGGCATATATGATGATAAGGGAGAAATGGACTTTTTCAGGGGCAGCGCTTGGGCTCGGGGTAATTGCCAAGTTTTACCCCCTGATTTTTATTCCCTTTTTTCTGATAAAAAGAGAGTACAGGGCCTTTTTTTTCTCTATTATTATAGTCTGCGCAGGGTACCTGCCTTTTTTTCTATGGGGGCAGGCTGATTATACATCTATCTTTTCCGGGCTTAAGACCTATGCGCAGGAGTGGGTTAATAACGGCTTTATTTACAGCCTCATTATTATGCCTGCCTCATTATTCAGCTTAAACCCTGCAATAATCGCTAAAATCATATGCCTCCTCTTATATGCTGCCATATGGATATTGATCTTCTTTGATACAATGCCTGTTCTCAAAAAGATGTTCTGCGCAGTGACCATGCTTTTTTTATTATCCCCAGTGGGTTTCCCCTGGTACTTCTGCTGGGTTATCCCTTTTCTGTGTATATACCGGAACAGGGGGCTTATCCTTCTTTCTTATCTGCTGATACTCTATTACTTTATTTTTACGAGGGATATTGGAGGCTTTACACTGTGGGGAGCTACAATGGGTTGGCTGATGCTGATGCAATACCTGCCATTTTATTTGTTTTTACTCTTTGAGCTGCTTAATAAATACAGGTTATCAAAGGCAACAAAAAGATTAATCCAGTAG
- a CDS encoding DUF169 domain-containing protein, producing the protein MDKEFTRREIISAGIGVAAVALAGSAISTKAAAQEAPASKAGTGAAAGLSEFNKYGEELENGLVLRTSPIAVKMIEKEEDIPKGAYRPKRDGGIHIAQCQAFGMSRRQGMTVAMLKEDHWCPTALMAYGMVPKAKGGFFGEAYMSFDTGKYIGIVTAPLKSATFMPDVVMIYMNPAQLRGALLPMNFSGADQVKTELFLPSCGHAVVDPMKTGKYIVVLPDPGEYQRGLATEDEMILSVPQAKMQPFMASLKPGGKMYSHREQHMDMKPDFEQPQFYKDMFKQWGLSTE; encoded by the coding sequence TTGGACAAAGAATTTACCAGAAGAGAAATAATCAGTGCAGGGATAGGGGTTGCCGCAGTTGCACTGGCAGGGTCAGCAATATCAACAAAAGCCGCTGCTCAGGAGGCACCCGCCTCAAAAGCCGGAACAGGTGCAGCAGCGGGTTTAAGCGAATTCAATAAATATGGTGAGGAGCTTGAAAACGGCCTGGTCTTAAGGACATCCCCCATTGCAGTGAAGATGATCGAAAAGGAGGAGGATATCCCCAAAGGGGCATACCGGCCAAAGAGAGACGGTGGAATCCATATTGCCCAGTGCCAGGCATTCGGTATGTCACGGCGTCAGGGAATGACTGTTGCCATGCTCAAGGAAGACCACTGGTGCCCTACAGCCCTTATGGCCTACGGAATGGTCCCAAAGGCAAAAGGAGGGTTTTTTGGTGAGGCATACATGAGTTTTGATACAGGGAAATATATTGGGATTGTCACCGCACCGCTTAAGAGCGCGACATTCATGCCTGATGTGGTTATGATTTACATGAATCCTGCACAGCTCAGGGGTGCCCTGCTCCCCATGAATTTCAGCGGGGCAGATCAGGTAAAGACAGAACTTTTCCTCCCCTCATGCGGTCATGCGGTTGTAGACCCCATGAAAACCGGTAAATATATAGTGGTGCTGCCTGATCCGGGTGAATACCAGAGGGGGCTGGCAACAGAGGATGAGATGATACTCTCTGTCCCGCAGGCAAAGATGCAGCCTTTTATGGCAAGCCTTAAGCCGGGAGGCAAGATGTATTCCCACAGGGAGCAGCATATGGATATGAAACCTGACTTTGAACAGCCGCAGTTCTACAAGGATATGTTCAAGCAGTGGGGGCTTAGCACCGAATAG
- a CDS encoding TonB-dependent receptor plug domain-containing protein, giving the protein MNIKKGLVLGISLITLFFTTPYTPADDKREEKGEEKKVYVLDDIVVTAPAIISGNEVNRLGSQVTHVTMEQIQDLNAMDLTSALRRVPGVVISRHNQVGSFGGGEGGAIFIRGKGSSRPGAEIQTLIDGIPKFVSVWTHPIMDALNVDIVDTIDIYKGAQPVLFGNMAFGAVDVQTKRMKDTGFYTGIKSGYGSNKTHMASVEHGGKTERFDYYLLGGYRSSDGHRVNADGELQDLFLHMGYDFTAKWGMDLTLIYTDNWADDPGPIDLSYPSDGRFNNDDFFMVATISNNYERAKGYVKFYSDKGDIDWVNQEGTPGYDTLTDYKNYGIRARETITPWQKGELMMGIDLDYIRGKARFLHPVDGNSAFPEETFRIFSPYASLSHTFGSLDNIYFIPSIGVRHLNHTEFDSETAPQAGIILGIKETRLHASYGKGINYPGIYAKVQDNLWMPGDNRWSELEAENLDHFEAGVEHRFSSKLIVDLTWFYDRGEDRIVTSPPPPFPPILTNIGEYKNRGIEGSITAIPISGLSLFGGFTYLDSAPDDLPYAPEWTFSAGFNYSPVDNFQISMDTQYVDDQYVTSRARMRNTVNTDEVDSYFLVNGKISYDFRLTGCDADWQVFLAAENITDTDYEQKKGYPMPDLGFMIGFIAEFN; this is encoded by the coding sequence ATGAACATAAAGAAGGGGTTGGTTTTAGGCATTTCATTAATCACCCTGTTTTTCACAACCCCTTACACACCTGCTGATGATAAGAGAGAAGAAAAAGGGGAAGAAAAAAAGGTGTATGTACTTGATGATATAGTTGTTACTGCTCCTGCTATTATAAGCGGAAATGAGGTGAACAGGCTCGGAAGCCAGGTCACCCATGTTACAATGGAACAGATTCAAGACCTCAATGCAATGGACCTCACCTCAGCCCTGCGCAGGGTACCGGGTGTTGTCATATCCAGACATAACCAGGTGGGGAGTTTTGGAGGTGGAGAGGGAGGCGCCATATTTATCAGGGGAAAGGGCAGCTCTCGCCCGGGCGCGGAGATACAGACACTTATAGACGGTATCCCGAAGTTTGTGAGTGTATGGACACACCCCATAATGGATGCACTCAATGTGGATATCGTTGACACAATAGATATCTATAAAGGGGCACAGCCGGTGCTTTTTGGAAACATGGCCTTTGGGGCAGTGGATGTTCAGACAAAACGTATGAAAGATACCGGCTTTTATACAGGTATAAAGTCAGGCTATGGCTCAAACAAGACACATATGGCTTCAGTGGAACACGGGGGCAAAACAGAGAGATTTGATTACTACCTGCTAGGCGGATACCGCAGTTCAGATGGTCACAGGGTCAATGCAGATGGGGAACTCCAGGACCTTTTCCTTCATATGGGGTATGATTTTACCGCAAAGTGGGGCATGGACCTGACCCTGATATATACAGATAACTGGGCCGATGACCCTGGCCCTATCGACCTCTCTTATCCTTCAGATGGCCGATTCAACAATGATGATTTTTTCATGGTTGCCACAATATCCAATAACTACGAGAGGGCAAAGGGTTATGTAAAATTCTACAGCGACAAGGGGGATATAGACTGGGTAAACCAGGAGGGAACACCTGGCTATGATACCCTGACAGATTATAAGAACTATGGAATAAGGGCGCGTGAGACCATAACACCGTGGCAGAAAGGGGAGTTAATGATGGGTATTGACCTTGACTACATAAGGGGAAAGGCCCGTTTCCTTCACCCTGTAGATGGCAACAGCGCATTCCCTGAAGAGACATTCCGCATCTTTTCTCCATATGCCTCCCTGAGTCATACATTTGGAAGCTTGGATAATATTTATTTTATACCCTCCATTGGGGTAAGGCACCTTAATCACACTGAATTTGATAGTGAAACAGCCCCGCAGGCAGGGATTATACTGGGGATAAAGGAAACAAGGCTTCATGCCTCATATGGCAAAGGTATTAATTATCCGGGCATCTATGCAAAGGTCCAGGATAACCTGTGGATGCCCGGAGACAACAGGTGGTCTGAGCTTGAAGCAGAAAACCTTGATCACTTTGAGGCAGGGGTTGAGCACAGGTTCAGCAGTAAACTTATAGTTGATTTAACATGGTTTTATGACAGGGGAGAGGACAGGATTGTAACATCTCCCCCTCCACCCTTCCCCCCCATCCTTACCAATATAGGGGAGTATAAAAACAGGGGTATTGAAGGGAGTATCACGGCTATACCAATATCAGGCCTGTCACTCTTTGGAGGTTTTACATATCTTGACTCTGCGCCCGATGACCTGCCCTATGCCCCGGAGTGGACATTCAGCGCAGGGTTCAATTACAGCCCTGTTGACAATTTCCAGATCAGCATGGATACTCAATATGTTGATGACCAGTATGTCACCTCAAGGGCGCGCATGAGGAACACTGTTAATACGGATGAGGTGGATTCATATTTTCTTGTAAACGGAAAAATCAGCTATGATTTCAGGTTAACCGGCTGTGATGCTGACTGGCAGGTGTTTTTGGCAGCAGAAAACATAACAGATACGGACTATGAACAGAAAAAAGGTTATCCTATGCCGGACTTAGGTTTTATGATAGGTTTTATCGCAGAATTCAATTAA
- a CDS encoding efflux transporter outer membrane subunit — translation MNSNNKKNSKIMIIALLLCAMMSACQVGPNYRPVSMDVPAKWPGVEREGEKALQSAEAERLANWWTTLNDPALSDLVKRALEGNRDIKIALTRIRQARAVLGEAGKQLHPSVQGSATYRRTQSGTPTSDDPDPSAFSTGSDYYNAGFDASWEIDLFGKRHRNIEAAAAELEASGEGYRSALVSMVSETVSSYVRLRTLQKQLEIVSRNLEIQEKALSVLEDKAAAGLIGSLQVQQSRYNVENTRARIPGYRGSIEETLNSLAILLGEMPGELHDEFSSPSPIPVPEVEIVIGIPADILRRRPDIRRAERALAAQTARVGAATADLYPSLRLTGALGLTASSLDNFFSDENAAVNISPFISIPVFNRNRIRDQIEIQNAIQERTFIEYETTVLNAIKEVRDAIMAYGEEQKRYRMLTKGATAAQMALEIADERFSSGLVDFLDVLDAQRALLSFEESRASSSGTITLGLIRLYKALGGGWDQEH, via the coding sequence ATGAACAGTAATAATAAAAAAAACAGTAAGATAATGATTATTGCCCTGCTCCTTTGCGCCATGATGAGCGCATGCCAGGTGGGCCCGAACTACAGACCTGTCAGTATGGATGTGCCTGCAAAATGGCCTGGTGTTGAAAGGGAAGGGGAAAAAGCCTTACAGTCCGCTGAAGCAGAGAGGCTCGCAAATTGGTGGACAACCCTTAATGATCCGGCCCTGAGTGATCTGGTAAAAAGGGCGCTGGAAGGCAACAGGGATATTAAAATCGCCCTGACACGCATCAGGCAGGCAAGGGCAGTGCTGGGTGAAGCGGGCAAACAACTCCACCCATCTGTCCAAGGGTCGGCAACATATCGCAGGACACAGTCAGGGACACCAACCTCTGATGACCCCGATCCTTCAGCCTTCTCCACCGGGAGCGACTACTATAACGCAGGTTTTGATGCATCCTGGGAGATAGATCTTTTTGGAAAAAGGCACCGGAATATAGAGGCGGCAGCAGCAGAACTTGAGGCATCAGGGGAGGGATACCGCAGCGCTCTTGTCAGCATGGTTTCTGAGACCGTGAGCAGCTACGTGAGGCTCAGGACACTTCAGAAACAGCTTGAAATTGTCAGCCGTAATCTTGAAATTCAGGAAAAGGCGCTCTCTGTCCTTGAAGACAAGGCAGCCGCAGGGTTGATTGGCTCCCTTCAGGTTCAACAATCAAGGTATAATGTTGAAAATACCCGCGCACGCATACCCGGTTACAGGGGCAGCATTGAAGAAACTCTGAACTCGCTGGCCATCCTGCTTGGAGAGATGCCCGGAGAGCTCCATGATGAATTCTCTTCCCCCTCGCCCATACCTGTGCCGGAGGTTGAAATTGTAATAGGTATTCCTGCTGATATCCTGCGCCGCAGGCCTGATATCCGGAGGGCAGAAAGGGCGCTCGCTGCCCAGACCGCAAGGGTTGGTGCGGCCACGGCTGATCTTTACCCATCTTTAAGACTGACCGGGGCGCTGGGGCTTACTGCATCTTCCCTTGATAATTTTTTCTCCGATGAAAACGCTGCAGTGAACATTTCGCCATTTATAAGCATTCCTGTGTTTAACCGGAACAGGATCAGGGATCAGATCGAGATCCAGAACGCTATTCAGGAGCGCACTTTTATTGAATATGAAACCACTGTGCTCAATGCGATCAAAGAGGTGAGGGATGCTATCATGGCCTATGGCGAGGAGCAGAAAAGATACCGAATGCTTACAAAGGGCGCCACTGCCGCACAAATGGCCCTGGAGATAGCTGATGAACGGTTCAGTTCAGGGCTGGTTGATTTTCTGGATGTCCTTGATGCCCAGCGCGCCCTGCTCTCATTTGAAGAGTCCCGGGCCAGCAGCAGTGGGACAATAACACTCGGTCTCATAAGGCTCTATAAGGCCCTTGGAGGCGGCTGGGATCAGGAACATTAA